The Bombus vancouverensis nearcticus chromosome 9, iyBomVanc1_principal, whole genome shotgun sequence genome includes a window with the following:
- the LOC117158789 gene encoding uncharacterized protein LOC117158789 — MKTLVTFTCLLAVVTIVRGMDQDAVIGKYMEYLLPDIKPCADELNIAEDTATNIQQPKADADIRKMGCLKACVMKRMNVLKGFDFNMDPVYKMIETVHAGNDDDIKLVKDIANECSAGTKGETDECNIGNKYVDCYIGKLFN; from the exons ATGAAGACCCTTGTGACTTTTACTTGCCTGTTGGCCGTCGTG ACGATCGTGCGCGGTATGGATCAGGACGCCGTAATCGGAAAATACATGGAGTACTTGTTGCCGGATATCAAACCGTGCGCCGACGAGCTTAACATCGCAGAAG ACACTGCAACGAACATCCAGCAACCGAAAGCTGACGCTGACATCAGGAAAATGGGTTGCCTGAAAGCCTGTGTGATGAAACGAATGAACGTG TTGAAAGGCTTCGATTTCAATATGGATCCGGTGTACAAAATGATAGAAACCGTCCACGCTGGCAACGACGATGATATCAAACTTGTGAAGGATATCGCAAATGAATGCAGTGCTGGCA CCAAAGGGGAAACAGACGAGTGCAACATCGGTAACAAATACGTAGACTGTTACATAGGGAAGTTGTTCAACTAA
- the Obp5 gene encoding odorant binding protein 5 isoform X1: MHVKFLLVAMLFAFVAWKPAESATAEQMDKMARSLRRSCLQKIDISEDKVEGMRRGEFPEDPNLKCYTNCIMKLIRTFKNGNIDFAMVIKQVELSMAPEEAAVMKEAILKCSHMEYTGDECQKSYTFVKCTYDTNPEKFFFP; the protein is encoded by the exons atgCATGTGAAATTTTTACTTGTCGCAATGTTGTTCGCGTTCGTGGCGTGGAAACCAGCAGAAAGT GCCACTGCCGAGCAAATGGACAAAATGGCAAGGAGTCTGCGCAGGTCTTGTTTGCAAAAAATCGATATATCAGAAG ATAAAGTGGAGGGCATGCGAAGAGGTGAATTTCCAGAAGATCCAAATCTTAAGTGCTATACGAATTGCATTATGAAATTAATTCGAACc TTTAAAAATGGCAATATCGATTTTGCTATGGTGATCAAGCAAGTAGAACTTTCGATGGCACCGGAAGAAGCAGCCGTAATGAAGGAAGCCATACTGAAATGTAGTCATATGG AATACACCGGTGATGAATGCCAGAAATCATATACGTTCGTAAAATGCACCTACGACACGAATCCGGAAAAGTTTTTCTTTCCTTAA
- the Obp5 gene encoding odorant binding protein 5 isoform X2, producing the protein MDKMARSLRRSCLQKIDISEDKVEGMRRGEFPEDPNLKCYTNCIMKLIRTFKNGNIDFAMVIKQVELSMAPEEAAVMKEAILKCSHMEYTGDECQKSYTFVKCTYDTNPEKFFFP; encoded by the exons ATGGACAAAATGGCAAGGAGTCTGCGCAGGTCTTGTTTGCAAAAAATCGATATATCAGAAG ATAAAGTGGAGGGCATGCGAAGAGGTGAATTTCCAGAAGATCCAAATCTTAAGTGCTATACGAATTGCATTATGAAATTAATTCGAACc TTTAAAAATGGCAATATCGATTTTGCTATGGTGATCAAGCAAGTAGAACTTTCGATGGCACCGGAAGAAGCAGCCGTAATGAAGGAAGCCATACTGAAATGTAGTCATATGG AATACACCGGTGATGAATGCCAGAAATCATATACGTTCGTAAAATGCACCTACGACACGAATCCGGAAAAGTTTTTCTTTCCTTAA
- the LOC117158791 gene encoding uncharacterized protein LOC117158791 produces the protein MKNLLVGICLLLTVAVIQADFIDTYLELSKVPTLKCAKTIGYTETDPRIIFDQEAKLGVDKASCLRSCILKSLNMLKDSKIDLEMINEFIKIVHNEEPEKIEPMKQNAVECLDKVKDMSDDCKMAYSFIQCYVDKY, from the exons ATGAAGAATCTTCTGGTTGGCATCTGTCTTTTGTTAACTGTA GCAGTTATCCAAGCAGATTTCATCGACACTTACTTGGAGCTTTCGAAGGTTCCTACTCTAAAGTGTGCGAAAACAATTGGCTACACTGAAA cGGACCCAAGGATAATATTTGACCAGGAGGCAAAACTGGGAGTGGATAAAGCTTCGTGTTTAAGATCGTGTATATTAAAATCTCTGAACATG TTGAAAGACTCCAAGATAGATTTAGAGATGATAAACGAGTTCATCAAGATCGTGCACAACGAAGAACCTGAGAAGATCGAACCTATGAAACAGAATGCAGTTGAATGCCTCGATAAAG TTAAAGATATGTCGGACGATTGCAAGATGGCTTACTCTTTCATTCAATGTTACGTGGACAAGTATTAA
- the LOC117158787 gene encoding uncharacterized protein LOC117158787 produces MCSSSANTLHINITKNASMKTIVALFCVLYFVCCGVTANEMSESCLKQMDLSIADLPSLVHDNSPEIVRKRGCLEACMMQKMGLMDGNVINTQKIDELLDSIFPDGESKEVVHNSVHQCAKDAVDDDQCLVAQNFAQCGLEHLKLTARQLLSTIA; encoded by the exons ATGTGCTCTTCTTCCGCAAACACTTTGCATATCAATATCACGAAAAACGCAAGCATGAAGACTATCGTCGCTCTTTTCTGCGTGCTTTACTTCGTATGTTGCGGG GTTACTGCCAATGAGATGTCCGAGTCGTGCTTGAAACAAATGGATCTTAGCATCG CTGATCTCCCAAGTTTAGTTCACGACAACAGCCCTGAGATAGTGAGAAAACGTGGATGCCTCGAAGCCTGTATGATGCAGAAGATGGGTCTG ATGGATGGCAACGTTATTAACACACAGAAGATCGACGAACTGCTCGACAGTATATTCCCTGACGGCGAGAGCAAGGAGGTCGTTCACAATAGTGTACACCAATGTGCCAAGGATG CTGTGGACGACGACCAGTGTCTGGTTGCTCAAAACTTCGCCCAATGTGGCCTGGAACACTTGAAACTCACCGCTCGTCAACTGCTATCAACAATCGCATAA
- the LOC117158786 gene encoding uncharacterized protein LOC117158786: MRVSLAICCLLFVAGAICEDKAEEFIEALKEDIIPCLEEVDIPQDQIEKFVVNDLEGEERTKWGCVKACVMKRINIMTNGQIHVDNLKDFMDKKFSEESESDSEHMEHMDKINKCVEEVAGKTDECDIAFEFSRCLTPA; this comes from the exons ATGAGAGTTAGCTTGGCTATCTGCTGCCTCTTGTTCGTTGCG GGAGCCATATGTGAGGATAAGGCTGAAGAATTCATAGAAGCTTTAAAAGAGGATATAATACCTTGTTTGGAAGAAGTTGACATTCCGCAAG ATCAAATTGAGAAGTTTGTCGTTAATGACTTGGAAGGTGAGGAAAGGACCAAATGGGGATGCGTGAAAGCCTGTGTTATGAAACGCATAAACATT ATGACGAACGGTCAGATCCATGTAGACAACTTAAAAGACTTTATGGATAAGAAATTTAGCGAAGAGTCAGAGTCAGACTCTGAACATATGGAACATATGGATAAGATAAATAAATGTGTGGAAGAAG TTGCTGGGAAAACCGACGAGTGCGACATCGCTTTCGAGTTTTCACGCTGCTTGACGCCGGCTTAA
- the Obp6 gene encoding odorant binding protein 6, whose product MKGVGVCLLVSLMLVLLAIKDTESKKMNLDELKKSIKNLRKPCSKKNDTPKELLDGQHKGEFPKDEKLMCYMKCVLTQTKAMKGDEIMWDFFVKNARVMILDEYFPRITHLVETCKNAVTATDGCEAAWQFSACTYATDSELYIIP is encoded by the exons ATGAAGGGGGTCGGCGTTTGCCTGCTGGTCTCGTTGATGCTTGTCTTGTTGGCGATCAAAGATACAGAGAGC AAAAAGATGAACCTCGATGAACTGAAGAAGTCCATCAAGAACTTGAGGAAGCCTTGCAGCAAGAAGAACGACACCCCCAAAG AGCTTCTAGACGGCCAACATAAAGGTGAATTCCCAAAAGACGAGAAGTTGATGTGCTATATGAAATGCGTCCTGACACAAACCAAAGCT ATGAAGGGCGACGAAATCATGTGGGATTTCTTCGTGAAGAATGCTCGTGTTATGATCCTCGACGAATATTTTCCACGCATTACACATTTAGTTGAAACGTGTAAAAACGCAG TGACGGCTACGGACGGGTGCGAAGCTGCATGGCAATTTAGCGCATGCACCTATGCAACAGATTCGGAG CTTTATATAATACCGTGA